GGTCGGATCGCGGCGCTGGACCGGCAGGGTCCCTCGCTTCACCACATTCTGGAGAGCAACCCCGAGGCCCTGGAAGTTGCCGCGGCCAGGGACCGCGAGCGGTCCCGGGGCGACGTCCGGGGGCCCCTGCACGGTGTCCCGGTGGTGCTCAAGGACAACATCGACACGGCGGATGGGATGTCGACCACGGCGGGCTCCCTCGCCCTGGAGGGCTCGCACGCCACGCGGGATGCCTTTCTGGCGGCGCGGCTCCGGGCCGCCGGGGCGGTGCTGATGGCCAAGGCCAGCATGAGCGAGTGGGCGAACTTCCGGTCGCCCCGCTCGTCCAGCGGCTGGTGCAGCCGCGGGGGACAGGGCCTCAATCCGTATGTCCTGGACCGGACCCCCTGCGGGTCGAGCTCCGGGACCGGGGGCGCGGTTGCCGCCAGCTATGTCGCGGCGGGGGTCGGGACCGAGACCGATGGGTCGGTGACCTGTCCCGCCGCCACGATGGGACTGGTCGGCCTCAAGCCGACGGTGGGGCTGGTCAGCCGGAGTGGGATCATCCCTATTTCGGTCAGTCAGGATACGGCCGGGCCGATCTGCCGGACAGTGACCGACGCGGCCCTGTTGCTCGGCGGCATGGTCGGGGCCGATCCACGGGACCCGATCACCCGTGCCGGCGCGCCCCACCAGCACCGGGACTACACCCGTTTCCTTGACCCCGGCGCCCTGCGGGGCAAGCGGCTCGGGGTCACGCGGAAGGCCTTCACCGGGTACCACCCCGGCACGGACGCGCGGTTCGAGGAGGCGCTGGTGATGCTCCGGGAGCTGGGGGCCACGCTGGTGGACCCCGCCGACCTGCCGCATGCAGAGGACCGGGGCGCCGACGAGTTCCAGGTACTGCTCTATGAGTTCAAGGCCGGGCTCAACGCGTACCTCGCCGGACTCGGGCCCTCCGCGCCGGTCCGCACGCTGGACGACGTGATCGCCTTCAACGAACGGAACCGGGAGCGGGTGATGCCGCACTTCGGCCAGGAGACGCTGATCGAGGCGGCGGCCAAGGGGCCGCTGACCACGCCGGCGTACCGGCGGGCCCTGGCCAACGCCCGGCGGATCTGGCGGTCGGAGGGCATCGACCAGGTGGTCCTGGCACACCGGCTCGACGCCCTGGTGGCCCCGACCGGCAATCCTGCCTGGCCCATCGACCTGGTGAACGGCGATCATTTCACGGGCTCGGTGACCACGCCGGCCGCGGTGGCCGGGTACCCGCACATCACGGTGCCGATGGGGTACGTCGCTGAGCTGCCGGTCGGACTCTCCTTCTTCGGCCGGGCGTGGACCGAGCCGGCCGCTGCTGGGCATGGCCTACGCCTACGAGCAGGCCACCCGGCACCGGCGCCCTCCCCGGTATCTCCTCACCCTCCCGCTGCAATCCGGCAGCGGTGTTCCGACCCCCGGAAACCACTAGATGCTGAACCGAATCACCCTGGCGCTCCTCCTCGTCACTGCCCCGGGCGCCGCTGCCCAGGCAGCGCCCGCCGCCGCGGACTCTGCCCCGAAGCCCTATCGGGCCCGGCTGATCGGCCTGCCGTACGTCAGCTACTCCCCCCAGACCAAGGTCCAGATCGGGGTCGCCGGGGGCTACCAGTTCAAGTGGCCGGGGCAGTCGCTCGCCGTCGCCACGCGTCCCTCCTACCTCGCCGCCAATGTCGCCTACACCACCAAGAAGCAGTGGCTGGCCTTCCTTGGCACCAGTCTGTTCACGCCGCGCAGCGACTGGTGGGTGACCGCCTCGATCGACGCCGGGTACTTCCCGCTCTTCTACTACGGCATCGGGCCCCGGGCGGAGGAGGCCGACTCCAACCTGATGGAGCATCGCTTCCTGCGCCTCGAGGGGCGGGTGCTGCGCCGCCTGGGTGGGCGGCTCTACGTCGGGCCGTATCTGCGGCGGCATACCGCCAGCCATGTCGACTGGCAGTTCCCGGCCGCGATCCCCGCCGGCCTGCCCGGCGGGAAGGGGGGCGTCACGGCGGGTGCCGGCGCCTCGGTGCTGGTCGACGGGCGGAATTCCCAGACCACGCCCACCCGCGGGTACTATCTGCAGGCCGACCTCCTCTGGCACGACCACTTCCTCGGCGGCGACTACCGGTATGGCCGGGTGGTCCTGGACGCCCGCACCTACCTGCCCGTCCGGGCCGGCCGCGACGTGATCGCCCTCTCGGCCTATGGGGAATTCAACGGGGAGGAGGCGCCCATCCAGTCGATGGCGCTCCTGTCGAACAGCAACACCCAGGAGCTGATGCGCGGGGTCTACCTCGGCCGTTTCCGCGACCGGCATGAGGTGGTGACCCAGGCGGACTACCGCGGGCACCTGAAGGGGCGGTTCGGGTACGTGGTCTTCGGCGCCGCGGGCAACGTCTTCGGCAGTCCGGGGAGCGACCTGCTCGACGAGGTCAAGTTCACCTATGGCGCCGGGCTCCGGTTCAACGTGAACCCGGCCGATCCCCTCAACCTCCGGGTGGATTACACCCTCACCTCGTTCGGCGGCGGCGGGATCTCGATCGGGGCGACGGAGGCGTTCTAGGCCCCATGCCGGTGGCGGCCCGGACTGGCACGTGGGACGGGAGGATGGGTAGATTGGGCTGTTCGAAGTAAGTAGATACCGGCCAAGGACATACGATGCCGTCTACCCTAGACCCGTCCCGGCTCGCGGATCCGGCGCTGCGACCCATCGCCGACAAGGTGCTCGATGCGCGGCGCCTCGACGCGGCCGACGCGCGGGTCCTCTACGCCACGACCGACCTGCTCGGCCTCGGGCGGATCGCGGACTTCGCCAACCAGCGACGCAACGGGGACCGGGTCTACTTCTCGGCCAACCAGCACCTCAATCCCACCAACGTCTGCATCCTGCGGAACACCTGTGTGTTCTGCTCCTTTGCGCGGATGCCCAAGGAAGCGGGCGCCTACACCCGCACCCTCGACGAGGTGTACGCGGAGGCGGAGCAGGCGCGCGGCACACCGACCAGCGAGTTCCACATCGTCGGCGGCCTGCATCCCAAGCTCCGGCTCTCGTACTACACGGACATGCTCCGCGGGCTCAAGGAACGCTTCCCGCACATCCACATCAAGGCGCTGACGGCGGTCGAGATCGCGCACCTGGCGCGCATCGAGCAGGCCAGCGTCCGTGATGTGCTGCTGGCGCTCCAGGCGGCGGGGCTCACCAGCCTGCCGGGCGGCGGGGCGGAGGTGTTCTCCACCGCGGTCCGGGCCACCATCGCCGAGCGGAAGCTCACGGGCGAGGAGTGGATCGCGGTGCACCGCGAAGCGCACCAGCTCGGTATCCCGACCAACTGCACCATGCTCTACGGCCACGTGGAGACGGCGGACGACCGGATCGAGCACCTGACCATGCTGCGCTCGCTGCAGGACGAGACCGGTGGCTTCCTGACCTACATCCCGCTGGCGTACCACCCCGACCACAACGAGCTGGGCGAGGAGCTCGGCCGCGTGGGCAGTGCCACCACCGCGTACGAGGACCTCAAGAACATCGCCATCGGGCGCCTGTTCCTGGACAGCATCCCCCATGTGAAGACCCACTGGCCCATGGTGACGCCGTTCCTGTCGCAGGTCGCGCTCAGCTTCGGCTGCGATGACGTCGAGGGGACGGTGGTGTACGAGCGGGTGTATCACGAGGCTGGCGCCCAGACGCAGATGCACATGCAGTACCGGGACCTGGTGGCGCTGATCCGTGGGGCGGGGAAGCGCCCGGTGGAACGCAACAGCCTCTACCAGCCGGTGCGGGAGCAGTTCGACGAGGTCGAGGCCGAGCTGGTGCCGGCATGAGGCTCGGACGCATCCCGTACATCAACTGCTACCCGGTCTACGGGGCCATGGACCGCGGGTTGCTCACGCCCGAGGCCGAGCTGGTGACCGGGACCGCCTCCGACCTGAACGACCTGCTGGCGGCCGGCGAACTGGACCTGAGCGTGATCAGCGCGGTGGAGTATGCCCGCGACGCGGCGGCGTACCACCTGCTCCCGGGCCTGGCCATCAGCTGCGACGGGCCGGTGCACAGCGTCAAGCTCTTCAGCAAGCGCCCGCTGCCGCGGCTCGACGGCGAGACGGTGCTCCGCACCTCATCCTCGCGCACCTCGGTGCTCCTGCTCGAGCTGCTCTGCCGCCACCGCTGGCGGGTGCAGCCGCGCTTCGCCACCGTGCGGGCGGAACCGACGGACCTCGACGCGCTGGCGCAGTTCCCGCACGAGGCGGTGCTGGTGATCGGCGATGCGGCGCTCCTGCTGGCGGCCCGCGAGACCTACCCGGTGCAGGTCGACCTGGGGGAGGCCTGGCACGACTGGACCGGGCTGCCGTTCGTCTTCGCGGTGTGGGCCGCGCGCCGGAGTGCCGACCAGGCGGCGGTGCGGCGGATCCACCAGCAGCTGCTCGCCTCGCGGGCCTGGGGCCTGGAGCACCTGGACCAGCTCGCGGACCAGGCGTGGGCCACGACCGGCATCCCCCGCGACACCTGCCGGGCGTACTTCGACGACCTGGACTACGGCTTCTCCTACCGGCACCTCGCCGGGCTGACCGACTTCTTCCGGCGGCTGGCGGCGGACGGGCTGGTGCCCGACGGCAGCCTCAGCTTCATCACCGCGGCGTAGGGCGCGAGCCCGCGTCGAGACCCGGAACCGGGGCCACTGCATGGACACGATCGATCGCACATCCGGCGAGTTCCGCGAGGCCCTCGAGCTCTACGAGCGGGCCAGCCTGCTCGAGCTGGGTGACCTCGCCGACCGGGCCCGCTGGCGGCACCACCCGGACCCGGTGGTCACCTACATCATCGACCGGAACATCAACTACACCAACGTCTGCGTCGCCGACTGCGGCTTCTGCGCCTTCTACCGGCGGCCGAAGCACGGCGAGGGCTACGTGCTCTCGTTCGAGCAGATCGGGCAGAAGATCGACGAGTGCAAGGACCTGGGCGGGGTGCAGATCCTCATCCAGGGCGGGCACAACCCCTACATCCCATTCGCCTGGTACCTCGACCTGCTGCGCTACATCAAGCAGCACCACCCGATCCACATCCACGGCTTCTCGCCCTCCGAGGTGGTGTTCTTCGCCGAGCGCTTCCGGATGCCGGTCGGTGCGGTCATCCGGGAACTCCGCGCGGCGGGGCTCGACAGCATCCCCGGGGGTGGCGGGGAGATCCTGGTCGACGCGGTGCGCCAGCGGGTGGCGCCCAAGAAGGCCCAGACCGACGCGTGGCTCGGGGTGCAGGAGGAGGCGCACCGCCAGGGGCTGCGCACCTCGGTCAGCATGATGTACGGGATGGGCGAGTCGAACGCCGACCGGATCGAGCACCTCTTCCGGGTGCGCGAGGTGCAGCGGCGCACCGGCGGGTTCACCGCCTTCATCTGCTGGCCGCTGCAGCCGGAGGGGACGCCGGAGCTCTCCGACGTCAAGAAGACGGACGCCGTGACCTACCTGCGGACGCTGGCCATCGCGCGCATCGTGCTCGACAACGTGCCGAGCCTGCAGTCCTCGTGGGTCACGATGGGACACAAGGTGGGGCAGGTCGCCCTGCGCTTCGGCGCCAACGACTACGGCAGCCTGATGATGGAGGAGAACGTGGTCTCCGCGGCGGGGACCACCCACCGCAGCACCATCGCCGAGATGGAACGGGTCATCCGCGACGCCGGTTTCGAGCCGCGCCGGCGGCGGCAGGACTACTCGATGGTGGACGCCCCGGCCGCGGCCGTCGCCTGATGGTGCGCACGGGGATCGGGTACGACTCGCACCGGCTCGAGGCCGGCCGGCCGCTCATCCTCGGCGGCCAGCGGATCCCCTTCGAGAAGGGGCTCGCCGGCCATTCGGACGCCGATGCGGTGGCGCACGCCCTGACCGACGCGATCCTGGGCGCGGCGGCGGCCGGGCGACATCGGCAAGCTCTTTCCCGACACCGATCCCGAATGGAAGGGCGCCGACTCGCTGCAGCTGCTCCGGCAGGCCTGCGAGCTGGTGCGCTATCGCGGGTTCGAGCCGCGCCAGGCAGACATCACGGTGATCGCCGAGCGGCCCAAGCTGGGTGCCTATCTTCCCGCCATGGCGGAGGCCCTCTCCCGGGCCACCGGCATCCCGGTGGCCGCGCTGGGCCTCAAGGCCAAGACCAACGAAGGCATGGGCTTCATCGGCCGAGGCGAGGGCATCGCGGTGATTGCCGTGGCCACGCTGGAGACGAGCTGATGGAGCGGCTCGTGGCGTGGCTCATCGAGCTGCCGCCGCTCACGATCTACCTCGCGCTCGGCCTCTCCACCCTCATCGAGAACATCTTTCCCCCCATGCCGTCCGATGTCGTGACGGCGCTGGGCGGCTTCCTCACCCAGCACACCACGGTGTCCCCCGTGTGGGTGTGGGTCGTGGCCTGGTCGGCCAACATGGGTGGCGCGGTCGCCATGTACCTGCTGGCGCGCCGCCATGGCCGGCGGTTCCTGGTGAGCCCGCTGGGCCGCCGCCTGCTGCCCGCCGAGGCGATCCTGAGCATGGAGCGGGAGTACCTGCGCTTCGGCCTGGCCGGGATCTTCCTGGCGCGGCTCCTGCCGGGCTTCCGCACCTTTCTGGCACCCTTCGTCGGCATCGTCAACCTGCCGCCCCTGCGGGCGCTGATTCCGATGGCGCTCTCCTCGGCGCTCTGGTATGCCGGCCTGGTCTGGGCCGGCATGCGGGTGGGGGAGGAGTGGGCGGCCATCAACGAGTTCATCGGCCACCTGAACCGCACCCTCGCCGTGGTGGCCCTGGTCGTGGGCGGTCTGGTGGGCTGGTGGCTGTGGCGCCGCTCCCGCGCTGCGGGCCCGCGCCGTCGCCGGGTCCTCCGCCTGATCCGCTACGCGATGGGGGAGCAGGCGCCGGATGCCGCGCCACTCCCCGACGGCGACCTGGCCACCCGCGGGGCCGCGGCGCTGCTGCATGAGCTGACACATGCCGACCCCGGGCTCTCCCTGGAGGAGCGCGAGGCGCTCGCCGAGCGGCTCCGGCGCACCTGGGCGGTCGGCACCGCCGAGCTGCGGCACTCCAGCTCCGCCAGCGCCGCCATCACCGACACCGCCGAGCTCGCCTCGATCGTCACGGAGACCTACGACCGCACGCGCCGCATCGCGCTGGCGGAGCGGCTCTATCGCATCGCCATGGGCGACGGCACGCTCAGCCTGCACGAGGAGCGGGTGATGCGGCGGGCCGGCGACCTCCTCGGGCTCGGCGCGGAGGACCTCGCCGAGGCCCGGCGCCTGGCCAGCACGTGAGCCGCGCGGAGGCCGCGGGGCGGGCCTTCCTGCTCGAGCTCTTCCGCGACTACCTGGCGCTCGAGGCCGGGCATAGCGCGAACACGGTGGAGAGCTATCTTCGCGACCTGACGCGGTTCGTGGGATGGCTCGACCAGCGGGGCGTGGCGGGCCCGGCGCTGGTCACCCGGACGCTGGTCCGGGAGTTCATCTTTGCCCTCAAGGACCTGGGGCTCTCGGCCGCGACGATCCGACGGCAGGCCTCCGCCATCCGGACCTACTATGGCTTCCTGATCGCGGAGGGCCGGGTCGAGCAGGATCCGAGCGACCGGCTCGAGATGCCGCGGCGCGGCCGGCGGCTCCCGGACACCCTCTCGGTGGCGGAGATGGAGGCGATGCTGGCGGCCCCAGACGCCGATGCCCCACTGGCCTGGCGGGACCGGGCCCTGCTGGAACTCGGCTACGGCGCCGGGCTCCGGGTGTCCGAACTCTGCGGCCTGACGATGCCGGATCTCCTGCTGGCGGAGGGGCTGGTGCGGGTGCTGGGCAAGGGGTCGAAACAGCGGCTGGTGCCGGTGGGGCGCAGCGTCATCGGCGCCGTGTCGGTGTACCTGCACCAGGTGCGGCCCGGCCTCGACCATGGCGCCAGCCGGGACCGGGTGCTGCTGAATGCCCGCGGGGCGCCGCTCTCCCGCGTTGGCGCCTGGGGCATCGTGAAGCGGCTTGCCCGCGTGGCCGGCATCCGGAAGCGCGTGACCACCCATACGCTGAGGCACAGCTTCGCCACGCACCTGCTCGAGGGGGGGGCCGACCTCCGGGCCGTGCAGGAGATGCTGGGCCACGCGGACCTGTCTACCACCCAGATCTACACCCACGTTGATCGCGAATACCTCCGGTCGATTCACCGCCAGTTCCATCCCCGTGGCTGATCGCCGCGGGGCCGCGCTGCTGCTGCTGGCGCTCATGGGGTGCGCCCACTACACGCCGCGTCCCCTCGACGCGCCCAACGCCGCCGCCTGGGAGGCCGCACGGCTCGACGCCCCGGCGGTGCTGGCCGCGCTGGATTCCGTCGGCGCGGCGCCGGGCGCTGGGCGCTGGCGTGGCATCGACGTGGCCCGGGCCGCCTGGCTCCGTTCGCCCGCGCGGCGCCGCGCCGACGCCGAGGTCGAGGCGGCCCGCGCCGCGCTGCGAACCGCGGGCGCCAGGCCCGCGCCGGGGATTGCCACGGAATCCGAATTCGCCTTCAGCGGCCGTGACGGCAGCTCGCGCTGGGGCCTCGCGCTCACCGGGCTCTTCCGGGTCGAACTCGGCGGCAAGCGCGGGGCCCGGCAGGCCCGGGCGGAGGCAGCCGTCCTCTCGGCCGTTGCCCGCGGACGGGCCGAGGGCTGGGAGCTCGAGGGGAGCGTGCGCCGGGAGGCGCGGGCGCTCGCGGCGCTCGAGGGTGCGGCCGCGGCCGCGCAGGTGCTCCGGGGCGCGCTCGATTCGGTCCGGGACCTCGCCGAGGCCAGGTACGCAGACGGCGCGCTCGGGACCATCGAGCTGGCCCGGCTGCGCGCCGACCGCGCGACGGCGGGCCAGGAGGAGGCTCGCCTCGCCCGCAGGCGCGGGGAGCAGCGGGCCGTGCTCGCGGCGGAGGCGGGGGTTCCCGAGGAGGCGTTGCGGGCGCTCGGCCCGCTGCTGACGGATGCGTCACGCTGCCCGGACGATGCGGCGCGTCCTGCGTTGCTGGCGGGCGCCCTCGAGCGGCGCTGGGACCTCCGGGTGGCGCTGGCTGCCTATCAGGAGGCCGAGGCCGACCTGCGGGGCCAGGTGGCCCGGAGCTGGCCCGACCTCGACCTGGGTCCGGGGCTGTTCTTCGACCACGGCGTGGGCAAGTGGACGCTGGCGCTCGGGCTCCCGGACCTCCTCCTGCACGGCAACCGGGGACCCATCGGGGAGGCCCTCGCGGCGCGAGACGTGGCCGCTGCGCGAGTGGAGGAAGTATCGGCCGGCGTACTCACCGAGGTGGATGCGGCGCTTGGCGCCTGCCGCGCGGTCGCGCGCGAGCGCGCCGCCTTCGACCCGGCCGCCGCGGCGGCGCGCCTTGCGGCGATGGAAGCCGCGTGGCGACGGGGCGAGATCGGCCGGCTGGAGGTGGCCCTCGCGCGCGCCGACCTGGCGCGCCTGGAGCAGCAGGCGGTGGAACTGGAGGGCGCCGAGGCCGGCGCGGCGGATGAACTGGCATGGCGGGCCGGCGCTGACGCGCTGCCCGAACGCTGAGACGGAGGCGGGACAATGCGGAGATCGCCGGGCAGGGCGATCCTCCCCGCGCTGCTCGTGGTCGCGCTGGCGTGCGCCGGCGGGGCGGGCCACGACGAGGCGGAGGCGCAGGACCAGGAGGCGGAGCCGGCGGCGCTGGTGCCGGTGGGGGAAGGCGCCGGCCTCGCGCTCGACAGCGCCCTGCGGGAACGCATGGGCATCCGCCTGACCACGCTCGCTCGCGCCGCCGTCCGGCCCGAACGCGAAGTACCGGCCTTCGTGGTGGACGATCCGGGCGCCACCACGACCGTCCGCGCGGCGGTGGGCGGGCGGCTGCTCCCCGCCGGCGACGGCCCGTGGCCCCGCATCGGGGAGCTGCTCTCCGCCGACGAATTGATCGCCGTGGTCGGCGATGCGCGACCGATCGCCGTCCCGCGGGGGGGCACCGTCACCCGGCTCCTGGCCCAGCCCGGTGAACTGGTGCAGGCGGGACAGCCGCTGCTGGAGCTGGTGGACTACGGGCATCCCCTGGCCCAGGTGGCGTGGGCGGGCGAGGGCGCGCCGCCCGCGCGCCTGGCGTTCGCGCTCACCCCCGGCAGCACCCGGATCGCCGGAGGGCTGGCGGGCGCGGCCCCGACGGCCGACCCGCTCACCCGCCTCCCCGCGTATCACTACCGCCTGGCGGGCGCCGCCGGTCTTCGGCCCGGCGTGCTGCTGACGGGCTACCTCCCTGATCCCGACGCCCCGTCAGGGGCCGTGCTGGTGCCGGACGACGCGGTGGTGCAGTGGGACGCGCTCGCGTGGGTGTATGTCGAACGGGCGCCGGGGCGGTTCCTCCGCGTGCACGTGGCCACCACGCACCCCGTGCCCGGCGGCTGGCTGGTGACTGAAGGCGCGGTCCCCGGTGACCGCGTGGTCAGCCGCGGGGCGGGGCAGCTCCTCTCGGAGGAGTTCCGCGCCCGGATCACCGTGGGCGAGGAAGTCGGCGAATGAGCGT
The Gemmatimonadota bacterium DNA segment above includes these coding regions:
- the xerD gene encoding site-specific tyrosine recombinase XerD — encoded protein: MSRAEAAGRAFLLELFRDYLALEAGHSANTVESYLRDLTRFVGWLDQRGVAGPALVTRTLVREFIFALKDLGLSAATIRRQASAIRTYYGFLIAEGRVEQDPSDRLEMPRRGRRLPDTLSVAEMEAMLAAPDADAPLAWRDRALLELGYGAGLRVSELCGLTMPDLLLAEGLVRVLGKGSKQRLVPVGRSVIGAVSVYLHQVRPGLDHGASRDRVLLNARGAPLSRVGAWGIVKRLARVAGIRKRVTTHTLRHSFATHLLEGGADLRAVQEMLGHADLSTTQIYTHVDREYLRSIHRQFHPRG
- a CDS encoding BamA/TamA family outer membrane protein, with the translated sequence MLNRITLALLLVTAPGAAAQAAPAAADSAPKPYRARLIGLPYVSYSPQTKVQIGVAGGYQFKWPGQSLAVATRPSYLAANVAYTTKKQWLAFLGTSLFTPRSDWWVTASIDAGYFPLFYYGIGPRAEEADSNLMEHRFLRLEGRVLRRLGGRLYVGPYLRRHTASHVDWQFPAAIPAGLPGGKGGVTAGAGASVLVDGRNSQTTPTRGYYLQADLLWHDHFLGGDYRYGRVVLDARTYLPVRAGRDVIALSAYGEFNGEEAPIQSMALLSNSNTQELMRGVYLGRFRDRHEVVTQADYRGHLKGRFGYVVFGAAGNVFGSPGSDLLDEVKFTYGAGLRFNVNPADPLNLRVDYTLTSFGGGGISIGATEAF
- a CDS encoding TolC family protein, translating into MADRRGAALLLLALMGCAHYTPRPLDAPNAAAWEAARLDAPAVLAALDSVGAAPGAGRWRGIDVARAAWLRSPARRRADAEVEAARAALRTAGARPAPGIATESEFAFSGRDGSSRWGLALTGLFRVELGGKRGARQARAEAAVLSAVARGRAEGWELEGSVRREARALAALEGAAAAAQVLRGALDSVRDLAEARYADGALGTIELARLRADRATAGQEEARLARRRGEQRAVLAAEAGVPEEALRALGPLLTDASRCPDDAARPALLAGALERRWDLRVALAAYQEAEADLRGQVARSWPDLDLGPGLFFDHGVGKWTLALGLPDLLLHGNRGPIGEALAARDVAAARVEEVSAGVLTEVDAALGACRAVARERAAFDPAAAAARLAAMEAAWRRGEIGRLEVALARADLARLEQQAVELEGAEAGAADELAWRAGADALPER
- a CDS encoding TerB family tellurite resistance protein, which produces MERLVAWLIELPPLTIYLALGLSTLIENIFPPMPSDVVTALGGFLTQHTTVSPVWVWVVAWSANMGGAVAMYLLARRHGRRFLVSPLGRRLLPAEAILSMEREYLRFGLAGIFLARLLPGFRTFLAPFVGIVNLPPLRALIPMALSSALWYAGLVWAGMRVGEEWAAINEFIGHLNRTLAVVALVVGGLVGWWLWRRSRAAGPRRRRVLRLIRYAMGEQAPDAAPLPDGDLATRGAAALLHELTHADPGLSLEEREALAERLRRTWAVGTAELRHSSSASAAITDTAELASIVTETYDRTRRIALAERLYRIAMGDGTLSLHEERVMRRAGDLLGLGAEDLAEARRLAST
- a CDS encoding menaquinone biosynthesis protein → MRLGRIPYINCYPVYGAMDRGLLTPEAELVTGTASDLNDLLAAGELDLSVISAVEYARDAAAYHLLPGLAISCDGPVHSVKLFSKRPLPRLDGETVLRTSSSRTSVLLLELLCRHRWRVQPRFATVRAEPTDLDALAQFPHEAVLVIGDAALLLAARETYPVQVDLGEAWHDWTGLPFVFAVWAARRSADQAAVRRIHQQLLASRAWGLEHLDQLADQAWATTGIPRDTCRAYFDDLDYGFSYRHLAGLTDFFRRLAADGLVPDGSLSFITAA
- the mqnC gene encoding dehypoxanthine futalosine cyclase — encoded protein: MDTIDRTSGEFREALELYERASLLELGDLADRARWRHHPDPVVTYIIDRNINYTNVCVADCGFCAFYRRPKHGEGYVLSFEQIGQKIDECKDLGGVQILIQGGHNPYIPFAWYLDLLRYIKQHHPIHIHGFSPSEVVFFAERFRMPVGAVIRELRAAGLDSIPGGGGEILVDAVRQRVAPKKAQTDAWLGVQEEAHRQGLRTSVSMMYGMGESNADRIEHLFRVREVQRRTGGFTAFICWPLQPEGTPELSDVKKTDAVTYLRTLAIARIVLDNVPSLQSSWVTMGHKVGQVALRFGANDYGSLMMEENVVSAAGTTHRSTIAEMERVIRDAGFEPRRRRQDYSMVDAPAAAVA
- the mqnE gene encoding aminofutalosine synthase MqnE produces the protein MPSTLDPSRLADPALRPIADKVLDARRLDAADARVLYATTDLLGLGRIADFANQRRNGDRVYFSANQHLNPTNVCILRNTCVFCSFARMPKEAGAYTRTLDEVYAEAEQARGTPTSEFHIVGGLHPKLRLSYYTDMLRGLKERFPHIHIKALTAVEIAHLARIEQASVRDVLLALQAAGLTSLPGGGAEVFSTAVRATIAERKLTGEEWIAVHREAHQLGIPTNCTMLYGHVETADDRIEHLTMLRSLQDETGGFLTYIPLAYHPDHNELGEELGRVGSATTAYEDLKNIAIGRLFLDSIPHVKTHWPMVTPFLSQVALSFGCDDVEGTVVYERVYHEAGAQTQMHMQYRDLVALIRGAGKRPVERNSLYQPVREQFDEVEAELVPA